Proteins encoded together in one Triticum dicoccoides isolate Atlit2015 ecotype Zavitan chromosome 7B, WEW_v2.0, whole genome shotgun sequence window:
- the LOC119341583 gene encoding DNA damage-repair/toleration protein DRT100-like, giving the protein MASPAPSPATPLLAIAILAVFVSATTAGPACSESDRDALLSIRAALSEAHLGVFSTWKGADCCTNWYGVSCDPTSGRVADLTLRGEAEDAVMAPDGHPASGVMSGYISDHVCHLDALSSLILADWKQISGPIPSCVATSLPNLRILELPANRLTGEIPPSIGSLSRLIVLNLADNLLSGAIPSSIASLASIKHLDLANNQLTGSIPANIGNLATLSRALLSRNRLSGPIPPSIGSLTRLADLDLSENHLTGAIPDSLGSSGSGVLTSLHLGGNRISGRIPAKLLGAKGLAIVNLSRNAVEGPIPDAFTGRSYFIVLDLSRNRLTGGVPRSLASAAYVGHLDLSHNRLCGTIPAGPPFDHLAAESFASNSCLCGAPLGKCT; this is encoded by the coding sequence ATGGCATCTCCCGCTCCAAGCCCGGCCACGCCGCTCCTCGCCATCGCCATCCTCGCCGTGTTCGTCTCCGCCACCACAGCCGGCCCGGCGTGCTCGGAGTCCGACCGTGACGCGCTGCTGTCGATCCGCGCGGCGTTGTCAGAGGCGCACCTCGGCGTCTTCTCGACGTGGAAGGGCGCGGATTGCTGCACCAACTGGTACGGCGTGAGCTGCGACCCCACGAGCGGCCGCGTGGCCGACCTGACCCTCCGCGGCGAAGCCGAGGACGCCGTCATGGCCCCCGACGGCCACCCCGCCTCGGGCGTCATGTCCGGCTACATCTCCGACCACGTCTGCCACCTCGACGCCCTGTCCTCTCTCATCCTCGCCGACTGGAAGCAGATATCCGGGCCCATCCCGTCCTGCGTCGCCACCTCTCTTCCCAACCTCCGTATCCTCGAGCTCCCCGCCAACCGCCTCACGGGCGAGATCCCGCCGTCCATCGGCAGCCTCTCCCGCCTCATCGTGCTCAACCTCGCCGACAACCTCCTCTCCGGCGCCATTCCCAGCTCCATCGCCTCCCTCGCATCCatcaagcacctcgacctcgccaacaACCAGCTCACTGGCAGTATCCCAGCCAACATCGGCAACCTCGCCACGCTGAGCCGTGCGCTGCTCAGCCGGAACCGGCTGTCGGGACCCATCCCTCCGTCCATCGGGTCCCTCACCCGGCTCGCCGACCTGGACCTCTCCGAGAACCACCTCACGGGCGCCATCCCGGACAGCCTCGGGTCGTCGGGCAGCGGCGTGCTCACGTCGCTGCACCTCGGCGGCAACCGCATCTCCGGGCGGATCCCGGCAAAGCTGCTGGGGGCGAAGGGGCTCGCGAtcgtgaacctgagccggaacgctGTGGAGGGCCCCATCCCGGACGCATTCACGGGCAGGTCCTACTTCATCGTGCTGGACCTGTCGCGGAACCGGCTGACCGGCGGCGTGCCGCGGTCCCTGGCGTCGGCGGCGTACGTGGGGCACCTCGACCTCAGCCACAACCGGCTGTGCGGCACCATCCCGGCGGGCCCGCCGTTCGACCACCTCGCCGCCGAGTCCTTCGCCAGCAACAGCTGCCTCTGCGGGGCCCCGCTCGGCAAGTGCACGTGA